From the Lactuca sativa cultivar Salinas chromosome 9, Lsat_Salinas_v11, whole genome shotgun sequence genome, the window GTAACAAGTGCTAGAAATTAGATATGCATGAACCTGAAACAACTTTCTGGGAATATTTGGAATCTGAAATGGCAGAGTCCTGATAAGAAATTCTGCAGCTAAGTTTTATTTATGTTTCCTGCTTTCAAAGGGTTTTGTTTACTGGGTTGTAGATTACCTTTCATTTAATTAGTAATTTGTTTTAAGATTAGGCTATTTTAATGAAATTGAGGAAACACCCCAAATAACATTAATAACACAAATAATAGATTATGTTAGAACGAAAAGAGCTACAACATCTATTTATTcgtttatgtatttatttacaTTCTTTATACTCAAAGTAGTTCAACAAATACAATTCATGTAGTTTACGGGTTTCTAAGGGCATATTTGTAAAATCAGGTGCATAATGATCCACTTAATGCTCCGGTTGATGGTCAAACACAATGGGTAAATTTCATGTCATTAAAATATAGTTTTGCTTTGTTGATTTAATAATGTTTGTTGGTTTGGTGTTGTAAATAGCCTCTGCCACATTTAGAGCAGCTTCTAGAAGAGGTTGTGACAATTGCTTCAAGTTTTAACTGTATTTGGAATCATTTTAGAAcacatttttttatttgattttttttttactttctttttgtttgtttttttatatttgatAAAAGAGGATTTGCTACCAGTGGACACAAGAaaatgattctttttttttttgcattactATGTTTCTATATCCAACTTTTTATGGCTTTTTCATATAGTCCCCAACAAAAGCAAAAATAGCCATAATACAtactgaaaaagaaaaaaataaaactctgATCAAAACTAAGCCCCGCGAAGCGGGGCACCTCAGCTAGTTATCATATATGATTGTCTTGGTTCTTTTTAGTCTAATAAATTTATATTTCATTGtaaaacatgatatttttttatCCTTGAGTTAAAGaacattggaaatgttttgaaaccattttagatattaattaaaaataacgaTAATATACTTACTAACAAAAAAATACAATGTTatatataaataactattgtaaatTTGTGATTAATTATCAATTCCTACAAAACCACCAAAAATGTTCTAGTCATGTTACTTCGTAATATCGACCAAACCAAATGGACGTGCAATGGTAATAGATTACAGATTGTTAGACTTGGAAAACATGTCATTAAGCCCAAATGATATATGATAGATTCTTCAGTGAGACTACTagtatatttttatatgtttccCCGTATTTTATGCGGGTCATAATTTAATGTTAATTAAACTACATCAGATTATGGTTAAACTCTTTCAATTTGTTTACTGTTTTGACACAACGCAAACCCAATGCGACATGACACGTTTGCCATCTCTACATGTAAGTGAGAAAATGAAACAAAACGACTAGTAATCTTAGATTAAAACAACAAAATCGAATGTCTTTTGATCAATGGCCACTAGATCTAGGGATCCCAACTTATTCTCAAACCTAATGGCTTAGGGGTTGTTTGGTAGCCTTTTAATTGACAAATTAAGAGGCAACCTCTTAATTATTCAGATTAAGAGTGTTTGGCAGGCTATGAATTAAAGCCTCTTAAACTTTCAGAAGCCTCTTAAATTTTCAGACTTGGGATTGcatctgaaaaataaaaaaaaaacacgcGCCCTTCTCTCTTTTACCCACAGCGTTGCTGATATGCCCTCCTCCAAAACAACACACCCCCTTCAAATCATCTTTTCCGTCTCCGACTCTCCTCCTACCTCTGACCATGTCGAGCGTCAATCACCTCCCCGTCGTCGACCTCCTTGAAATCGACTCCCACCACGACTTCAAACGCTTGGCTCCAACAAGATTGCCCCTTCTCCTTCATCCCACCTCTTCTGTTACCTCTCCGCCTCAGGTCCCTCTGGTCATGGTGGTTTGAGTTATGTTCCTCGCCGGAAATCTTCAAGTTCCGGTATTAGTTCAAGATCGGATCCTCATGGTAAATGCCCGATGCAGACTTATGATTGATTTGTTTTTGAATTCTAGGAGGTAGGCTTCGACAAGATTGCTCCTCCTCCTTCATCCCACCTCTTCTCTTACCTCTCCTATCTACAGTCGTCTGCACCCTCCCTCTGGAATTGACTTCGCCCCCAGACGTTGCGCTGCCTCAGCCAGCTTCCGCTAGCACCGCAGCTACGACAACCTCCTGTTGTAGGTAAGTTTTTTTTCATGGCTTGTTCTTTTTTCCCTTAAAAACCGATTCATAGAAATACATGGATTTTTTTCCCTAGAACTCGATTATCggtcatttattttgattttctttgtATTTCATGCCCGATCTTGTATTGGATCTTCATATAATACATGTATTTGTTTCCAGATTTTTGTCTAAAATTGTCTATATTGAGGTTCTAATTAATAGTATCAAGGTTCTACAAAATATGAACATTGATTGAAATCTTAATATAGAAGATGATAAAACAACCAATTGTTTGGTGAATTTGAAATAGACCACACAGATACATATGTTTGGTGAATGAAATTGTATATTTGAActctgaaactttgaaaaatcgaGTTTGAAATATATGTTGATACATAGTTGATGGTGCATCATTATCTAGCAATTATACATGAACTGTGTGTGAATTGAAAGTAGCTGTACAATTGGAGTTTTTGACAATTTATTCGATTCtagcaacatactttgaaaaGTTGTGATGGATTTGGTATGcaatttctatatatatatatatatatatatatatatatatatatatatatatatatatatatatatatatatatatatatatatatatatatatatatgtttaaagtGATTTTTGGAATAGCTTGAATTTCAACCCAGACCTACAAATGTAAAGATCATTCATTCAACTTTAAGTTAATGATTATATAACTTGCTATCGAGCTTATTTGTTTCCTTATTGAATTTGGATTTTACAGGTTGAAATGTTTGAAAGAAAATTTTTAAAGGCTATCATATTTGATGTAATGATGGAGAAGGAAAGGAGTACAAATCAATCATCAATAGTTCAGTTGCAAGTTCATTGTCATTTATGTTTCAGCATTCAATGTCAAATATGTTATTTTTTAACTTTGAAATCCTTGGGATATAAAAAATGATGTTATTTTTGTAAATATATGTCAACAAATCATTATAAATTGTTGAAgataaattttgatttatgttaactttgattttgtatgttttttataaatattcagTAAAGATTAagacaaaagggtaaaatggtcatttttataatTCAGCACAATAGTTcagaggttccaaccaaacagcatgttaaaattcagatcttaaaaattcagaccctcttagaaattcagacctcttaaaaattcagatcttaaaaatgcAGATActgccaaacagccccttagtTGATTGGAATTTTCCGGACATACGAAAACATAGTCGCACCGAGCATATTTGTTTGCTAGTTTCTTGATCGCTGAAATCTTGTACTACAAGGATCGAAATTTTAAAGCTTGTTGAACTCCTTTCAATGAAATTATCAAACCACAAATATCATTTTTGCACTTTTCTCTAAATTTGTTATATGGTTTGATttctcaattaaaaaaaaaaacaaagtacgTTAAGAAATATATTTAACCGTGATCAAGAAAATAAACACTTCACATCGTTATGATTATAAACAAGATCATTTCTTAATTACtaagaaattaaaaatatatataagccTATAATTTAGTTAAATACTGTACTAGTTGTATATTATAATTCTAATGAGAACATAAATTCAAGTAAATCTATGAATCACCACCGCAATCCATTAAAATAAATCCCTTTTGTACCTCTTCTTCCCCTCTCTTCGATTTCCATTTTGTTTCTTCTTCCTCAAATTCCCAATTGAATTGCAGAAACTCCATATGGGTCTTCCATTAACAACCCCTCTCTTCCTACTCGTACTCTCCATCTGTTCTTCAACTTCTTCCTATGCAGACCTCACAACCTTCGTTTACAAAGGCTGTGCTAACCAAAAATTTGAAGACCCATCTGGTATCTCATCGCAAAACCTCAAATCACTCTACGCCAATCTCATATCCCAATCATCCACTACCAATTTCTACAACACCACCACCGGAAATGCCCAATTAACAACCTCCATCACTGGAGTTTATCAGTGCCGAGGAGATTTATCCAACTCTGATTGCAACACATGCGTCAAAAAAATCCCTGAAACAATTGAGAAAGTATGTGGTGGAGATACAATCGCCGCCAGAGTTCAGCTAGATGGATGTTATATGAGGTATGAAGTTGTTGGGTTCCCACCGGCGTCAGCAACGGAGCTGCTGTATAAACAGTGCGCGTCGAATCGGGCGAGTGGGTCTGGATTTGATGAGAGGTTGGAATCGGCGTTGGAGCAGATTGAAAAGGGGATTGGGAACGGGAAAGGGTATTACGCTGCAGAGTATCAATCGGTTGCTGTTTTGGGACAGTGTGAAGGCGATTTGGGGAACGCGGATTGTGTGAACTGTGTGAAAACTGCGGCGGAAAATGGAAGGAGTGCGTGCGGGAGTTCACTTTCCGGTCGCATTTATCTCCAGCAGTGTTACATCGGGTACACATATTACCCAAACGGAGTACCCGGATCAGGTAAATTCATCTCACCGGAACTCTCTATCAGCTCAATCTAATACTGTTTTATTGAAAACGACTGGAAACGAATCGTATCAATAATCACCCGAAACCGCGACACGTACAGAGTCAAAAGTGGGATCTGCGATCTATGGTCCGATATAGTATCtggatttttgttttttttcttcaagttttactGATAAGTTTGTGGGTTTGGTATGTTGATAGGGacaggtagtggtggtggtggtggtggtggaataGATACAGGTGTGATGGAGACAGGTGGCGGAGGTGGGCGGCACAATACCCAGAAGACGGTGGCGATTGTTATCGGGGGGTTAGCGGGATTGTTTCTGGGGATTGCTTTCTTGCTGGTTTTGAAATCAGCTTTCAAGAAGAAAAAGGACAAGTACTCTCATAGCCATGGAGGTCGGTCGGTTTCTTTCTTCATTACACATTCATGGTGGATTAAAGAAATCTTAAAAAATCCACTTGTCAGATTTGGCACTAATTATGTTTTCACTAACTAATAAATTAAACATCATCTTTTATTCTGTTAGGGCGTCGGTTATAAATTATGGAATGTGCAATTTCAAAAATGATAATTGTTaattcaataataaaaaaaaaaccagcTAGATGGTTTTATATTGTCTATGGAATATACTATATAGTAATATGCATGTTTAATTTGATGGTGAGTCTTGAAGTAATAACTAAAAAAACAAGGGATTTAATAGTTTTTCTAACCGTtgttgattaataattataaatatgctaatttatattaaaatttattaaaatatatatatgtattactaCATATTTGTAaacagttttaaaataaaatatagtgTTTTTTATACCAATAAAGCATATCTTAAAAGAGTGGTTTGTTTAATAATGTAGGTTACTGAAAAAGGAGAAGATAATGGTGAATTATTTTTGGAGCTTTCTAAGTGGATGATGTAAAGACAATGACAAAGGACACTTGCTTTTTTCTGTTTGTTTTTATATcttttacagttttatatttttcGTGTAACTTTTTTGTTCAAATTTATCCTTTTTCTTGGATAGAAGAATATTTGTGTACCCCCATCTTTTATCCAAATTATTTAACATGGTACAAAAACTATATTACTATTACTATAGTAATAAGCAGTAACTTAACCACCTATATGTTTTATTAtttcttaaaatatatatatatatatatatatatatatatatatatatatatatatatatatatatatatatatatatatatatatatatatatatatatattattgtatctGAACACTCGAAACATTATGCATCACCACCACCACACTATTATGATATTATCAAATGGAGGCTCAAAATCTATGCAAATCAAATCAAGCTTTTGGATATTTTATTCGTGGGAACAACTTTTGGGACAAATATGACTTATGAGCTGTTTTGTTGGTAGTTTCTGGACAGAATTCATGGGCATTGATTGAAGAGCAGGGCGAGTTGAGGTACAAGACTTCTATGCCTTCaatgtgtttgataaaatgcctgtATGAAATTTAGATCAAGTTTGACAACCCTGATGAAATTTACATGCTTATATGTAGTGATTGTTTCTGTATTTAATGATATAAACTACTAAAATGATTATGTTTTATAGTTTAGTGACTGAGTTAAGTTTGATTTTATGTCTGGGTTTGATCTATAATCCTATATGAACGAATTATGAAGAGAGAAAAAAAGATGGCAACCCTTTGAGTTCATTCATTTGTTCATGCCTTTGAACCCAAGTCAAGTAAGTCTAACTAACTTGTCATATTGGCACATGCATGCATTAAGAATCAATTCCTCTTAGCTTCCAAGTCAAGCAATAAACAA encodes:
- the LOC111881213 gene encoding plasmodesmata-located protein 3 isoform X4; this translates as MGLPLTTPLFLLVLSICSSTSSYADLTTFVYKGCANQKFEDPSGISSQNLKSLYANLISQSSTTNFYNTTTGNAQLTTSITGVYQCRGDLSNSDCNTCVKKIPETIEKVCGGDTIAARVQLDGCYMRYEVVGFPPASATELLYKQCASNRASGSGFDERLESALEQIEKGIGNGKGYYAAEYQSVAVLGQCEGDLGNADCVNCVKTAAENGRSACGSSLSGRIYLQQCYIGYTYYPNGVPGSGTGSGGGGGGGIDTGVMETGGGGGRHNTQKTVAIVIGGLAGLFLGIAFLLVLKSAFKKKKDKYSHSHGGY
- the LOC111881213 gene encoding plasmodesmata-located protein 3 isoform X3; the encoded protein is MGLPLTTPLFLLVLSICSSTSSYADLTTFVYKGCANQKFEDPSGISSQNLKSLYANLISQSSTTNFYNTTTGNAQLTTSITGVYQCRGDLSNSDCNTCVKKIPETIEKVCGGDTIAARVQLDGCYMRYEVVGFPPASATELLYKQCASNRASGSGFDERLESALEQIEKGIGNGKGYYAAEYQSVAVLGQCEGDLGNADCVNCVKTAAENGRSACGSSLSGRIYLQQCYIGYTYYPNGVPGSGTGSGGGGGGGIDTGVMETGGGGGRHNTQKTVAIVIGGLAGLFLGIAFLLVLKSAFKKKKDKYSHSHGVSGQNSWALIEEQGELSVSQGDRQRTSP
- the LOC111881213 gene encoding plasmodesmata-located protein 3 isoform X2, producing the protein MGLPLTTPLFLLVLSICSSTSSYADLTTFVYKGCANQKFEDPSGISSQNLKSLYANLISQSSTTNFYNTTTGNAQLTTSITGVYQCRGDLSNSDCNTCVKKIPETIEKVCGGDTIAARVQLDGCYMRYEVVGFPPASATELLYKQCASNRASGSGFDERLESALEQIEKGIGNGKGYYAAEYQSVAVLGQCEGDLGNADCVNCVKTAAENGRSACGSSLSGRIYLQQCYIGYTYYPNGVPGSGTGSGGGGGGGIDTGVMETGGGGGRHNTQKTVAIVIGGLAGLFLGIAFLLVLKSAFKKKKDKYSHSHGVSGQNSWALIEEQGELRYKTSMPSMCLIKCLYEI
- the LOC111881213 gene encoding plasmodesmata-located protein 3 isoform X1: MGLPLTTPLFLLVLSICSSTSSYADLTTFVYKGCANQKFEDPSGISSQNLKSLYANLISQSSTTNFYNTTTGNAQLTTSITGVYQCRGDLSNSDCNTCVKKIPETIEKVCGGDTIAARVQLDGCYMRYEVVGFPPASATELLYKQCASNRASGSGFDERLESALEQIEKGIGNGKGYYAAEYQSVAVLGQCEGDLGNADCVNCVKTAAENGRSACGSSLSGRIYLQQCYIGYTYYPNGVPGSGTGSGGGGGGGIDTGVMETGGGGGRHNTQKTVAIVIGGLAGLFLGIAFLLVLKSAFKKKKDKYSHSHGVSGQNSWALIEEQGELREKKRWQPFEFIHLFMPLNPSQVSLTNLSYWHMHALRINSS